A genomic segment from Candidatus Binatia bacterium encodes:
- a CDS encoding amidohydrolase family protein codes for MRYIDADGHLEESPATFADAYLDPIFRAQRPRVVGVDGLAYWDIDEQLFPRRVGRGCNNLGTPTSVGGKPTAHSQGKPESVGCMELSDLKARLQIMDEEQIAVQVIYPTLFLAYPLSSNPAFVTALCSSYNRWLGDCLSKHERLKWAAVVNLDEVESAVREVHEAKRLGAAAVMLLGTAGDRQLDDKKFFPFYEAVCAEKLPLAVHVGWACPSINNLYDHIYPSGVVAFHFPVLMGFAALISGGVYDRFPNLTTVFLEAGCMWVPFMIDRLDHRYKHQGKKLAAFLPQTKPVQQLPATEYIKRGNLYFSAELEDSLLPHVLELVGENQIVMGTDMPHGDRERFAARELQERDDITAAAKTNILEHNPARLYGLAP; via the coding sequence ATGCGCTATATCGATGCCGACGGTCATCTGGAGGAAAGCCCTGCGACTTTCGCCGACGCTTATCTGGATCCGATCTTTCGCGCCCAGCGCCCGCGCGTCGTAGGCGTGGATGGGCTCGCTTACTGGGACATCGACGAGCAGTTGTTTCCCCGGCGCGTAGGGCGCGGCTGCAATAATTTGGGCACGCCGACGTCCGTCGGCGGAAAACCCACGGCTCACTCCCAAGGAAAACCTGAAAGCGTCGGCTGCATGGAGTTGAGCGACTTGAAGGCGCGGCTCCAAATCATGGACGAGGAGCAGATCGCGGTCCAGGTGATCTATCCGACGCTGTTCCTCGCCTATCCGCTGAGTTCGAACCCGGCGTTCGTGACCGCGCTCTGCTCGTCGTACAATCGCTGGCTCGGCGACTGCTTGTCGAAGCACGAGCGGCTCAAATGGGCGGCGGTGGTGAATCTCGACGAAGTTGAATCGGCCGTGCGCGAGGTCCACGAGGCCAAGCGGCTCGGCGCCGCGGCCGTCATGCTCCTGGGAACCGCCGGCGACCGCCAATTGGACGACAAGAAATTTTTTCCCTTCTATGAAGCCGTGTGCGCGGAGAAACTCCCGCTCGCGGTCCACGTCGGCTGGGCCTGCCCGTCGATCAACAACCTCTACGATCACATCTATCCTTCCGGCGTAGTGGCCTTCCATTTCCCCGTGCTCATGGGCTTTGCCGCGCTGATCAGCGGGGGCGTTTACGACCGATTCCCGAATCTCACGACGGTTTTCTTGGAAGCCGGCTGCATGTGGGTGCCCTTCATGATCGACCGGCTCGATCACCGCTACAAACATCAGGGGAAAAAACTGGCCGCGTTCCTGCCGCAGACGAAGCCGGTGCAGCAGCTGCCGGCGACGGAGTATATCAAGCGGGGAAATCTCTACTTCAGCGCAGAGTTGGAAGACTCGCTTTTGCCGCATGTTTTGGAGCTGGTGGGCGAAAACCAGATCGTCATGGGAACCGACATGCCCCACGGCGACCGCGAGCGCTTCGCCGCGCGCGAGCTGCAAGAGCGAGACGATATCACCGCCGCGGCCAAAACCAACATCCTCGAGCACAATCCGGCGCGGCTTTACGGACTCGCGCCCTAG